Sequence from the Microplitis demolitor isolate Queensland-Clemson2020A chromosome 2, iyMicDemo2.1a, whole genome shotgun sequence genome:
atgttaacgatttttattttattttatttcatttatgtttCATGCTTTGCGCTTTTAATTTCAGGAACTATGTCAGCtgccattaaattaattgaagcgATTGGCGCCGAAGTTGTTGAGTGCATTGTATTAATGGAATTAAATTCACTTAATGGCCGATCAAAAATATCAGTACctgtattttcattaatccagtacaattaataaaaatatttaatctcgtgataaattttataaatttacattccaatgtaaatgtttttataaccAATTGTCTTTTTCTACAATTTATatctcaattttaaataaattaaaaattaatatttcattactttttttttataaaaatttcaaataaatcagtCAACAAAATcatgacttaaaaaaataatttacatgatTAACTGtttgattaaaaacaaaaaaacatatttaatttatttacctttagattaaataaaatattatataatgtcTCTATCTTTTACacttaatagtttttaaaaattctccaacTTCTTCTTCAAGTGCCTCCACATCATTTCGTAGTTTATTGTAAGAGTTAACTCTTGATCGTGAATTAAATTCATCACTCGCAGAATTAATTTCTGTGAGATTTATACTTTCGCTCAGTGGCAATTGTCGATAGAGTTTTTGACGTTCACTAGCAACTGAGGCTTCAGATACTCGAAGCTGCTCATTATAACATCGTTGTAAttctaaacaaataataaaatttatttttatcaaaaatctttaaaaataatgatgataaattatcaatacctCGAAGTCTCTGGTTTTGAACTTCTTTGATAAAATTGTCCTTTTCATCTTCTaatctttttttctcaatattctCCAACACTTCTTGTCGTTTTTTACGTAAAGTTATTTCTTCTTCTCTTAAATTAATCAACTCagtcattttttctttattttcaataataaatttaggatattcttcgaataaaaataatggataTGGTCCATCTGGTGGTAATGCACAGAATgtttctctaaaaaaaaaacaaaaaaaaaattatttcagtatattaaattgcaagtactaaaattaaaaaataaataattagggGAGCGTGTGATCGCctcgattataaaaatttaaaaaaattcatcgaataataaattttgaatttaattttattctttaactcTTATTATGGTATCAcagaaaaaacagaatattaaaaattaaaaaataacagtaaaatGTGGagtctgttatcaataattagtactattatatgtttaatgcaaagtagtttactaatttttgtagattcctaaaaattactatcaattatttcaaaaagtaagtaaatattattacttttaggtataatacgtgacATATGAGTgagagtttattaatttatggcataatctattaaaaagtaatgattggtcaaactaaaaattggtatcttagatactgattttttcggccgaaaatttcaaaagttactaactcttattttataaattcgatatcactgatcaattattaccttaaaatatcatttattcatcattataaattaatttacaatatacataaatcgaataagtggtaaataataaaatgagaacttagtatactagatactgattattcgctcataaaaataccgaaaatttttaagtcttattttataaattctatcccattgactaataattaatataaaattatatttattcattattataaattaatttattatatacatatatcgaataagtggtaaataataaaatgaaaaattcgtatactagatctttatatattaataagtacgtttactaatttttcggttcctcattttttaaatttttctatgtttattaaaatagtaataactgcAGATTTAAccaatttatcaattctttttcatattaattttaatatacgaaattacaaattttgcttttctatgtgtatcaaattttaatataaataatagccattttgtaatatatatatatataatgatcctggtttgatattagtatcgagaatactaattttaagtcgaaaataaactacaaactatttaaattttgagcatcatttttttccgtgtaaatgCCTCAATACCGGtacaagacccaataccggaacgacttgatgatcattatattatattttaactcaTACGcgctaaaattaaataaaattttctttatttaaaactttaatattttagttacaaaataagatataaaatagattttagaaaatatttaaaatatgaaaaaaaaaaaaaaaaatgttaattagagcaatagtctcggattaatgacttttttatgtctcttaatggttttgctaagaaatcagtcaatggtcttaagcttatagaaaatgcatagaattacttttcaataattttttttttttttcgtatatgcatcttgaatgacataaaattcaagaaaacatattaaaaatatgaaaaaaatagtattattatattaattttactgttcgtctattggtgcacaaaaatgaacccgtgcccagtaccggaatagccaatcatattaatgttatcgatagacattaacggtgagttttattgactgactaaatcaagtacaatattaattattactggagccctaatatttaatgcagtatttataattgttataaaaaatagattaagtatagataaactctaatttaaatcataaaaaataaatttttgtttttagttttttttttttaaattatttttttaataaaacctcaaatgatttattttgtttctattctttagttcaaaatatttattttcattgaattttcaataatttaaaaattttaaatacattttacattatgggcgtgatatagcagacatcagacaaattcaaaattattaataaatcgagtaaataattaataatataaaattttaaaaaatgtaaattcaaaaaattttgaaattaatagtgctttttttgtaaatattatttttgtaattatatatcttatttatttacaatttcaaatttgtctgatgtttgCAACATTCAAAcccgttttattaagttaatattatttaataattgttaatattttcactatgaACAAAtgcaatttgattattttttaataggcAAATGTCTATTCTGCATGatgtaataataacatttttgtttcttattctacgtttataaaaagatatataaaaattttaaatttatgaaaattacttattagccataaaattaaattactttataaaataatgaatgatattaaactaaaaactattgataaataaaaaaaatgagtatttctttttttttaattttttattttacaaaaaacagGATTAAGCCTATggtgtaattataattaattttaaatataataataataataaaatagttttatttgcacAACTTTTAAgtcttatacaaatttttacatatatcatattttcatttagtaattaattttaaatatattatgatttaatttttatttatattgtaattgattatttaataattaaaattttattatttatttattaattatttacaagaatTATACTAAgcttattaactaaaaaagtGAACTTTTAATAcacaattatgattaatttatacaatCAAAATTTACCACATTTACATTAGATACTtaacattatatttataaaattaatcaaatctcaagtaatattttataaaattaaattatcggaTGATAAAcgattatttacaaataattacaatcattATTACGTTGTCTTATTAGAACTATGACAACTTACGTTTTTTAACAGGAACAAAAATACTGCCCGTATCATCATCATGTTTACGTTTATAGCTGTAGTTTCCGATAGCTCCAATTCTTACTTCCACATCTGCTGTAGTTACAGGCATAAGTTGACTACTCGTACTTCCCACAGAATTATCTTGTATTTCTTCAGCTTCAGGTGAAGATACCGACGACCCATCTGAATTAGCAGATTTTTTCTTCGTCAGTCTGTCAAGATACTCGTGATAGCTGATCTTTCGTCTACTTGACTTCCTAATTTCAGCTTTAGCCAAAACATTCTCCTGATCCGATGAACTGGAGCATCTCTCTTTTCGATTCATTAAAATCAATTGGCCAgttggatttttaaataaacgcaTCACCCGGTTTTTTATTCTaggtgaaattttatttaatatttccttGAACTCCCTGTCCATCTTAATCAGCAGATCAAACGTCACTTTCCGATCCAGCAACCAAAACCAAGGATTTCCATCCAAGACTTCTGGAATTTTCCATTGCGAGGATCGAATAGTTAAATATATGCAAAACGCCGCCACGACTGCCGGTTTGTATTTGACGCACATTGACGTCATCTGCAAGGTGTTGGTCGCCATCTGCAGAAAAATCTTGCATAGTTCTTTACAAGCGTTGATTTCTTGGCAGAATTTCATAATATACTTATGTGGATGATTCACTCCCATCCTGAATCCTAATGTGGCTAAAAGGATGcgttcatttaatattatagtCTTGACATGATCCTGGTACTCGGCAGCAGTGGTGTCCAGTTGATAGTTCATGTCTTTTTTCAAGCAGCGATAAAAAGCATTGATAAcgtctttcaatttttgtggCTCTTCTTGAACCTTTGCCGCCACGAAAATTGCCGTCATTGCCATTTCATAACGATGAAATTTCGACAATGAATGTTGAGTGTAAAAACGGTGCATGTACACTGTAGCTGTATGCGTACAGACTTCCGACAATTTTAGCCGCTTGCCCAAATCATTCATTAAGTAAGCAGCTTGTTGTTTGTGGTCCAGTTCTTTTTCAGTACTTACACCATCTTTGAAACTCGGAGAATTCTTTAACTCTTCTTTGCTAAAATACCACTTTTGAGCCATATTAACTTCACTGTACACTTTATTATTTCACACTGAAATAGCTTATTCACTTCTAAAATcgcacaattttatttttccgtaaactttttatttattctcaagcGAACTGTAGGACATTGAGTTCGagaataaaatgacaaaatattgACGAGACACTGAAATTTAAGGGATTTTATAACAAAGCCATTTAAGATTTTATCCCAATGAAATTGTAGCAACAATGTGTATGGGGGTAATTAGAAAGTAATAGTTGAGGGCTGAAGAAATGTACCTGAGGTAGAAAAGGTTATTAGACTAAtgactataaatattataatcatAAGTGTTTGAATATTCAggtattaaagtaattaacatTTCTATGAACAAGCTAAAGACCTGATGGCAAATAATTAAGttcgtaattaaatatttatgtcggGCTCTcaaataatgaattgaaaattttctcatataGGGACATATTTGGAGTTTATCAAAATGTGACAGCTATGCGTGCGATGAATGATTTACTTATTGATCATgttaaatcattgaaaaatgttGATGTAATCGTAGGATTGGATTCACGTGGTTTTCTTTTAGGACCAATATTAAGTACTGAGCTCGGAAAACCTTTTGTTCCTATCAGAAAGAAAGGAAAATTACCAGGAAATATTAAACGCGAGAGTTATACTTTAGAGTATGGTgaggtaaatttaatttttattattaagttatagtattatatttaaatataggtATATGTTTATAAGTGGGGTCAACATGTATTTTAAAGAGCAAAAAACCAAAAGTAGACCAATGGCTTTGATTCCAATTTCAACCGGAAGCATTTGTCGGCGGATTGAAGTTACATTTGCTTAATTAGATGTTTATTAAGCGTTGGTATTGTATAAGTGTATGTCTATGGTATGAAAATGCTcatattttggatttttctttgaaatttttcagttccGTGCTGCACTGCACTATTTGacatatttttctattcattCTATATATTGACTCTCAAGTCAACCACCAAAACaccttaaaaatattgaaataatacaaatatgctgattttcactattacaagagttcaaaaattatttgtaactcttAGATAGACCTTCCTATcgccaccgtccatcttacggctgtaataaattacattattattattatgagaaaaaaattaatttttgaaaatcaacatGATTTTGTGTTATTCTTACCAATTTTGTACACATTAGTTACAAGGTTCGGATAGATATCTAGTGTTAGAGACATAAACtcatacagaaaatttaatctgcAAGCACTTGGAACTTTGAAAATTGTCATGGCCCCCACTTCCACACAAATacctaaatatatacaattagtaataatatttaaaaaaaaaacttttttgataaacgaaaatgaaaaagtcaAAAGTCTCAAGCTTATAAATTGCACCATTATATTTATCAGTAttgtaaagtatttaaaatatatatttctaatatagtgttttgaatacttttgtaagatattttatatgtGATTGttggttacaaaaaaatgatatttttcagGCTACAGTTGAAATCCAAACAGACAGTataagtaaaggaaaaaaagtattaattgttGATGATCTACTAGCGACTggaggtaaaaaaattgatttcatttatgatttattgaaattacgtatataaacatatctatttttgttaaattttcagtcATTGGTTTGAAGAAAGCAgctaaaaaaacattaaaattaacttgacaaaatttcaatagaaataaattaattattacatttgtcttcatgataaaatttttataaaattttgccataatttattattaattcattaatttttatctggaaattcaaaaatgaatctcGTTTCAGATACGATAATGGCATACCCTAGTAGAAAATACCATTGAAAAGGTATaagggcatttaaaaaattttgttatcacTACACTGTGGAAAATCGGGAGAgaatacggattttatttcaatccgaagttttcaaaaaacaaaatcgtATTTAAAAGCGTAAAAGCGACAGCTCATTTCTGTTAAATGTATCTGAAAGCTAATGaaattagctttaattttcgttatttaacTTTCCATTCCGACAATTTTTTCGAACAAATTAAtgacagattttttaaaaaaattgaaaaaaaaaattttacggcTTTAACTCTCaatatcttataaataatacgttGCAGGTTAATGCGATTAATTACATCTTGTAGCTAATGACTTTGTCTAAAAATGAACCGTTTATTCATTATGACGTTCAAACGCAActatatgattaattataaatattgagcCTTGTCGTCGCGATAGCGTAAAcgattttgaacggatttaaACGAAACTTgacacacatattttttggttcaatAGTTTggtcaaatttgaaaataagctaaatcggttgattagtttggaagttgtagacatttttaatttttcaaatttgagatacaaaattatttattattaatttatccataaattacttaaaaacaaaaatttatgtggaTCATCATTGAAAGTATTTTAAAGCTCATCTAATTagcttcaatttttgtttcttcacATGCCGTTTTGACAAAttctttacataaatttttaaccttGAAGTTCATATGGAAAacgtctaaaaaatttaattttttgactaatttttatttgatagcttgaaaataaatatataaataataagaaatctactaccatttcggctgccaaatgacctttttttttattatttacagtcGACAACCCGTCATAAGCCTGGTCTAAATGACGGGGGGTAAatttttctggaaatttcagtCTTTCTACCACCGTACGTTTAGTTTTGTTCACGACTATtcgttataagcctgttttattttatatgattttaaacgtcatatttacattttgttaCATACGCGACTATCCTGATTTTTCTGGTGCTTAtagcgctaaaataaatacttatattttcatacaaataataattttattgataaacataatgctcaataaaacttttcagttgtaacagaagctttaaatttaatttatgattataattatgaacagtaaattatattttgcataataatgattaaattattctccgCGAAACATAGATAGTAAATTTCCATCAttaatttgtctattttttcctattgttagtttataatttagacaattttaacggaggcttataacTGGTTCTCTGGTACAAAACTCCTCAGAGTGGTTTAATGGGGGAAGCTGTTTGGACTCAGTACCTCCCGATTGAGAGGAAGAAGCTTATGAAGAGCAGGTATATAACGGGTAGTCTACTgtataactttgaaaattttaaacagctgctattttcaaacaaatttcgttaattttttaatttattcaagacattgtttgtaaatatatatggagcattccacgccaaatcggacggtttcaaaaatttatttttccgagtttcttaattttttggtattttttagtactccTCAAAAGAGGCtggtaaattttatgatttttttgatgaatggttcaaaaaatatcgaattttagaaaaaaccgctctttttatggttttttgatGATAACTTTCGTAATAATGGTCgaaattcaatgttttttttttttttttcaaaattttcgtttttagatggcctttacaaaaaaaaaaaaaaaaaatataaaacaaatatacgaaatgtttttaatcgagatttttgaatttcaagttttcaactgtgttttcaaaaaaaggtgTATCCTtcgattttcttgaaaattttctatcttaaACTTCTATCCATTCTGCAACTTCTAAGCCCGGTCCAGTAATGGGCCTtccataattactatttttttttttcgatttttgaaaattgaaataaattttttttcgctataaataattatcagtacCGATTATTGACACTATATACTTGTTTTTCTTGCATATTATGAATTGATTTCAATAGATTTTTGTTCTGTGTAGGGATTTAGAAGCATTAAGTGAAAGTTGATGCTATTCATAAGCAGTTATAGtaaacgtttttatttatttcgaagcaaatgaaacattagatttgctatacaataagcttaagaccattacaggagctcaaaaattccatataattattcgaaaaagcgacgaaactgtataacaaacttttttaattatttccgtgttcttttgaaaattttatgttaacgatttttattttattttatttcatttatgtttCATGCTTTGCGCTTTTAATTTCAGGAACTATGTCAGCtgccattaaattaattgaagcgATTGGCGCCGAAGTTGTTGAGTGCATTGTATTAATGGAATTAAATTCACTTAATGGCCGATCAAAAATATCAGTACctgtattttcattaatccagtacaattaataaaaatatttaatctcgtgataaattttataaatttacattccaatgtaaatgtttttataaccAATTGTCTTTTTCTACAATTTATatctcaattttaaataaattaaaaattaatatttcattactttttttttataaaaatttcaaataaatcagtCAACAAAATcatgacttaaaaaaataatttacatgatTAACTGtttgattaaaaacaaaaaaacatatttaatttatttacctttagattaaataaaatattatataatgtcTCTATCTTTTACacttaatagtttttaaaaattctccaacTTCTTCTTCAAGTGCCTCCACATCATTTCGTAGTTTATTGTAAGAGTTAACTCTTGATCGTGAATTAAATTCATCACTCGCAGAATTAATTTCTGTGAGATTTATACTTTCGCTCAGTGGCAATTGTCGATAGAGTTTTTGACGTTCACTAGCAACTGAGGCTTCAGATACTCGAAGCTGCTCATTATAACATCGTTGTAAttctaaacaaataataaaatttatttttatcaaaaatctttaaaaataatgatgataaattatcaatacctCGAAGTCTCTGGTTTTGAACTTCTTTGATAAAATTGTCCTTTTCATCTTCTaatctttttttctcaatattctCCAACACTTCTTGTCGTTTTTTACGTAAAGTTATTTCTTCTTCTCTTAAATTAATCAACTCagtcattttttctttattttcaataataaatttaggatattcttcgaataaaaataatggataTGGTCCATCTGGTGGTAATGCACAGAATgtttctctaaaaaaaaaacaaaaaaaaaattatttcagtatattaaattgcaagtactaaaattaaaaaataaataattagggGAGCGTGTGATCGCctcgattataaaaatttaaaaaaattcatcgaataataaattttgaatttaattttattctttaactcTTATTATGGTATCAcagaaaaaacagaatattaaaaattaaaaaataacagtaaaatGTGGagtctgttatcaataattagtactattatatgtttaatgcaaagtagtttactaatttttgtagattcctaaaaattactatcaattatttcaaaaagtaagtaaatattattacttttaggtataatacgtgacATATGAGTgagagtttattaatttatggcataatctattaaaaagtaatgattggtcaaactaaaaattgg
This genomic interval carries:
- the LOC128669062 gene encoding cyclin-T-like; this translates as MAQKWYFSKEELKNSPSFKDGVSTEKELDHKQQAAYLMNDLGKRLKLSEVCTHTATVYMHRFYTQHSLSKFHRYEMAMTAIFVAAKVQEEPQKLKDVINAFYRCLKKDMNYQLDTTAAEYQDHVKTIILNERILLATLGFRMGVNHPHKYIMKFCQEINACKELCKIFLQMATNTLQMTSMCVKYKPAVVAAFCIYLTIRSSQWKIPEVLDGNPWFWLLDRKVTFDLLIKMDREFKEILNKISPRIKNRVMRLFKNPTGQLILMNRKERCSSSSDQENVLAKAEIRKSSRRKISYHEYLDRLTKKKSANSDGSSVSSPEAEEIQDNSVGSTSSQLMPVTTADVEVRIGAIGNYSYKRKHDDDTGSIFVPVKKRKLS
- the LOC128667297 gene encoding adenine phosphoribosyltransferase-like, which encodes MRAMNDLLIDHVKSLKNVDVIVGLDSRGFLLGPILSTELGKPFVPIRKKGKLPGNIKRESYTLEYGEATVEIQTDSISKGKKVLIVDDLLATGGTMSAAIKLIEAIGAEVVECIVLMELNSLNGRSKISVPVFSLIQYN